A region from the Salvia splendens isolate huo1 chromosome 15, SspV2, whole genome shotgun sequence genome encodes:
- the LOC121769416 gene encoding U-box domain-containing protein 27-like isoform X2, whose protein sequence is MVMDDDPHFTMPPHFRCPISLDIMKSPVSLSTGVTYDRASIQRWLDAGNNTCPATMQLLPTKDLTPNHTLQRLIQIWSDSSTPPQTISIDQANQLLHRLSLKSSSFLAQNLSSLTSFAAQSEENTAFLAAAASGILPAIISLAGEVRDLVVLERIVSFCNILLKHLDSEALRSKIDLGNFDFKLGILLGLKQGRVGLRNALVKFLEFLAKHKCVEINSNSISEDDGFHRELLKLISTSSDSESSGAALSLLIRLAQLKRNRARIVRAGGVAAVAAAMGEREKEKEMSAASIEKALRLLEMLAGSKEGRNEIGNCVAEVVKKLLKVSGAATEHAVAVLWSLCCLHGDKRAAAAVVEGNGMGKVLVVMQSGCSPAVRRMCADLLRVLRCGSKTSGISWPSC, encoded by the exons atGGTGATGGACGACGATCCCCACTTCACAATGCCCCCTCATTTCCGCTGCCCCATATCCCTCGACATCATGAAATCCCCTGTCAGCCTCTCCACCGGCGTCACCTACGACCGCGCCAGCATCCAGCGCTGGCTCGACGCCGGCAACAACACCTGCCCCGCCACCATGCAGCTCCTCCCCACCAAAGACCTCACCCCCAACCACACCCTCCAACGCCTCATCCAGATCTGGTCCGACTCCTCCACGCCCCCCCAAACCATCTCCATTGACCAAGCCAATCAACTCCTCCACCGCCTCTCTCTCAAATCCTCCTCCTTCCTCGCGCAAAACCTCTCCTCCCTCACCTCCTTCGCAGCTCAATCGGAAGAAAACACCGCGTTCTTAGCCGCTGCCGCATCGGGGATCCTGCCGGCGATCATTTCCCTCGCCGGGGAAGTTAGGGATTTAGTTGTTTTGGAGAGAATCGTTTCGTTTTGCAATATATTGCTCAAGCATCTCGATTCGGAAGCATTGAGGTCAAAAATTGATTTGGGGAATTTCGATTTTAAATTGGGGATTTTGCTAGGGTTGAAGCAGGGGAGGGTGGGATTGAGGAATGCGCTGGTGAAATTCCTCGAATTTCTAGCGAAACATAAGTGCGTCGAGATCAATTCGAATTCGATTTCGGAAGATGACGGTTTCCACCGCGAATTGCTCAAGTTGATTTCCACCAGCTCCGATTCCGAATCTTCCGGCGCGGCGCTGAGCTTGCTCATCCGGTTGGCTCAATTGAAGAGGAACAGGGCGAGAATCGTGCGCGCGGGCGgggtggcggcggtggcggctgcgATGggggagagggagaaggagaaggagatgaGCGCGGCGTCGATTGAGAAGGCGCTGAGGCTTCTGGAGATGTTGGCGGGGAGCAAGGAAGGGCGGAATGAGATCGGGAATTGcgtggcggaggtggtgaaGAAGCTGCTGAAGGTGTCGGGGGCGGCGACGGAGCACGCGGTGGCGGTGCTGTGGAGCCTGTGCTGTCTGCACGGGGACAagagggcggcggcggcggtggtggagggGAATGGAATGGGGAAGGTGCTGGTGGTGATGCAGAGCGGTTGCTCGCCGGCGGTGAGAAGGATGTGCGCCGATTTGCTTAGGGTTTTGCGGTGTGGATCAAAGACTTCTGGTATTTCTTG GCCAAGTTGCTGA
- the LOC121769416 gene encoding U-box domain-containing protein 27-like isoform X1 has protein sequence MVMDDDPHFTMPPHFRCPISLDIMKSPVSLSTGVTYDRASIQRWLDAGNNTCPATMQLLPTKDLTPNHTLQRLIQIWSDSSTPPQTISIDQANQLLHRLSLKSSSFLAQNLSSLTSFAAQSEENTAFLAAAASGILPAIISLAGEVRDLVVLERIVSFCNILLKHLDSEALRSKIDLGNFDFKLGILLGLKQGRVGLRNALVKFLEFLAKHKCVEINSNSISEDDGFHRELLKLISTSSDSESSGAALSLLIRLAQLKRNRARIVRAGGVAAVAAAMGEREKEKEMSAASIEKALRLLEMLAGSKEGRNEIGNCVAEVVKKLLKVSGAATEHAVAVLWSLCCLHGDKRAAAAVVEGNGMGKVLVVMQSGCSPAVRRMCADLLRVLRCGSKTSGISWYDTKTTHIMPF, from the coding sequence atGGTGATGGACGACGATCCCCACTTCACAATGCCCCCTCATTTCCGCTGCCCCATATCCCTCGACATCATGAAATCCCCTGTCAGCCTCTCCACCGGCGTCACCTACGACCGCGCCAGCATCCAGCGCTGGCTCGACGCCGGCAACAACACCTGCCCCGCCACCATGCAGCTCCTCCCCACCAAAGACCTCACCCCCAACCACACCCTCCAACGCCTCATCCAGATCTGGTCCGACTCCTCCACGCCCCCCCAAACCATCTCCATTGACCAAGCCAATCAACTCCTCCACCGCCTCTCTCTCAAATCCTCCTCCTTCCTCGCGCAAAACCTCTCCTCCCTCACCTCCTTCGCAGCTCAATCGGAAGAAAACACCGCGTTCTTAGCCGCTGCCGCATCGGGGATCCTGCCGGCGATCATTTCCCTCGCCGGGGAAGTTAGGGATTTAGTTGTTTTGGAGAGAATCGTTTCGTTTTGCAATATATTGCTCAAGCATCTCGATTCGGAAGCATTGAGGTCAAAAATTGATTTGGGGAATTTCGATTTTAAATTGGGGATTTTGCTAGGGTTGAAGCAGGGGAGGGTGGGATTGAGGAATGCGCTGGTGAAATTCCTCGAATTTCTAGCGAAACATAAGTGCGTCGAGATCAATTCGAATTCGATTTCGGAAGATGACGGTTTCCACCGCGAATTGCTCAAGTTGATTTCCACCAGCTCCGATTCCGAATCTTCCGGCGCGGCGCTGAGCTTGCTCATCCGGTTGGCTCAATTGAAGAGGAACAGGGCGAGAATCGTGCGCGCGGGCGgggtggcggcggtggcggctgcgATGggggagagggagaaggagaaggagatgaGCGCGGCGTCGATTGAGAAGGCGCTGAGGCTTCTGGAGATGTTGGCGGGGAGCAAGGAAGGGCGGAATGAGATCGGGAATTGcgtggcggaggtggtgaaGAAGCTGCTGAAGGTGTCGGGGGCGGCGACGGAGCACGCGGTGGCGGTGCTGTGGAGCCTGTGCTGTCTGCACGGGGACAagagggcggcggcggcggtggtggagggGAATGGAATGGGGAAGGTGCTGGTGGTGATGCAGAGCGGTTGCTCGCCGGCGGTGAGAAGGATGTGCGCCGATTTGCTTAGGGTTTTGCGGTGTGGATCAAAGACTTCTGGTATTTCTTGGTATGATACTAAGACTACTCATATTATGCCATTTTGA